The Iamia majanohamensis genome window below encodes:
- a CDS encoding aspartyl/asparaginyl beta-hydroxylase domain-containing protein — protein MLRADERLVNRLDPPPTGPVDVATLPWAPALAARWEDMRAEVDALVEDGVVLPETDDLVGHDQGAEGRWTTCVLWWYGQRVEANAARCPATTDALAQVPGLQIGGLTVLHGHSHLPRHQGPAKSLRYQLGLRVPDPVGSCRLQVEDEVLVWEDGGQLAFDDRSPHEAWNDGDAARYVLFAQVAWPLEGPARHVHGLVGRGFGLVNRRVGLRAGELARTLNPPTGGPAPRAASGPRS, from the coding sequence GTGCTCCGCGCCGACGAGAGGCTGGTCAACCGGTTGGACCCCCCGCCCACCGGGCCGGTCGACGTCGCGACCCTCCCTTGGGCCCCCGCCCTGGCCGCCCGCTGGGAGGACATGCGCGCCGAGGTCGACGCCCTCGTCGAGGACGGGGTCGTGCTGCCCGAGACCGACGACCTCGTCGGCCACGACCAGGGGGCCGAGGGCCGCTGGACCACCTGCGTGCTCTGGTGGTACGGCCAGCGCGTCGAGGCCAACGCGGCGCGCTGCCCCGCCACCACCGACGCCCTGGCCCAGGTCCCGGGCCTCCAGATCGGCGGCCTGACCGTGCTCCACGGCCACAGCCACCTGCCCCGGCACCAGGGCCCGGCCAAGTCGCTCCGCTACCAGCTCGGCCTCCGCGTCCCCGACCCGGTCGGCTCCTGCCGCCTCCAGGTCGAGGACGAGGTGCTCGTGTGGGAGGACGGGGGCCAGCTGGCCTTCGACGACCGCTCGCCCCACGAGGCCTGGAACGACGGCGACGCCGCCCGCTACGTGCTGTTCGCCCAGGTCGCATGGCCTCTGGAGGGACCGGCCCGCCACGTCCACGGACTGGTCGGGCGGGGGTTCGGCCTCGTGAACCGACGGGTGGGGCTGCGGGCGGGCGAGCTGGCCCGCACCCTCAACCCGCCCACGGGGGGCCCGGCCCCCCGGGCCGCGTCGGGGCCGCGGTCGTGA
- a CDS encoding phytanoyl-CoA dioxygenase family protein, whose protein sequence is MAAAVDRSASRETARGVVRSRRVDRRLRRDGFAVVPALDAVAAADLAATYRRLRPGPGAGFDADLNNEDRGYRRRASTAIGDAVDGVAARLFTDHRPFLRVFLCKWPGADSGLYLHRDWMYVDERAGHRSFVLWVPLTDVTGHEGQLRVLRGSHRLDPSIRGSLLTAPWLRHEEVIEERLEAVPVRAGEAIIFDNALVHCSHPNHTSSPRLVAAVGMRPAEASLTYFRRDGEQAARFDVDDDFFLSITPAELEAAPPTDRDPVEVLDAAPLDLTASELARALDAVRRGPRSLVASLARS, encoded by the coding sequence GTGGCCGCCGCCGTCGACCGCAGCGCCTCGCGGGAGACGGCCCGTGGCGTCGTCCGCTCGCGCCGGGTGGACCGGCGCCTCCGCCGCGACGGCTTCGCGGTGGTGCCCGCCCTCGACGCCGTCGCCGCAGCCGACCTGGCGGCGACGTACCGTCGGCTCCGACCCGGCCCTGGCGCCGGGTTCGACGCCGACCTCAACAACGAGGACCGGGGGTACCGCCGGCGGGCGTCGACGGCGATCGGCGACGCGGTGGACGGGGTCGCAGCCCGCCTCTTCACCGACCACCGGCCGTTCCTGCGGGTCTTCCTGTGCAAGTGGCCGGGCGCGGACAGCGGGCTCTACCTGCACCGCGACTGGATGTACGTCGACGAGCGGGCCGGTCACCGCTCCTTCGTCCTCTGGGTGCCGCTGACCGACGTGACCGGGCACGAGGGGCAGCTGCGCGTCCTGCGGGGCAGCCACCGCCTCGACCCGAGCATTCGGGGGAGCCTGCTGACGGCGCCCTGGCTGCGCCACGAGGAGGTGATCGAGGAGCGGCTCGAGGCCGTCCCGGTCCGGGCGGGCGAGGCGATCATCTTCGACAACGCCCTGGTGCACTGCTCCCACCCCAACCACACCTCCTCGCCCCGCCTGGTCGCCGCCGTCGGCATGCGACCGGCGGAGGCGTCCCTCACCTACTTCCGGCGCGACGGGGAGCAGGCGGCGCGCTTCGACGTGGACGACGACTTCTTCCTCTCGATCACCCCCGCCGAGCTCGAGGCCGCACCTCCGACCGATCGCGACCCCGTCGAGGTGCTCGACGCCGCCCCCCTCGACCTCACCGCGTCCGAGCTGGCCCGCGCCCTCGATGCCGTCCGCCGGGGCCCGCGCTCACTCGTGGCCTCCCTGGCCCGGTCCTGA
- a CDS encoding phytanoyl-CoA dioxygenase family protein codes for MTATQPRATLADPARQAELERFGFAVVPFLDPDLLTRVREAAATIGPAPDDPQVALNWTFHSQSSEHKHRVKRELDELTRGALDATLVDHVAYLTTFITKWPGPHSAFAPHQDPTLVDERSHRGVTVWVPLTDTGRRGGRDNGMLHVVPGSHAFSSAARVQDVDQFQFAEHEDAILRTHGVGVPTVAGEALVFDNRLVHYSLPNATPEPRVVLSFAVRPREADCVILRADGDGRVAMHRIHDDFYIDVLPAEQHLWEPPGPPADTFATSTPRIDAAEFARLCAAVGPAPRTVEGVPASGIDPGAFCALCGGAEGIEAGERDGRNNAQLVCRPCRQRLAQQPASRARRT; via the coding sequence GTGACGGCGACACAGCCCCGCGCCACGTTGGCCGACCCCGCCCGCCAGGCGGAGCTCGAGCGCTTCGGGTTCGCGGTCGTGCCGTTCCTCGACCCCGACCTCCTGACGCGGGTCCGCGAGGCGGCGGCGACCATCGGCCCCGCCCCCGACGACCCGCAGGTGGCGCTGAACTGGACGTTCCACTCGCAGTCCTCGGAGCACAAGCACCGGGTGAAGCGGGAGCTCGACGAGCTCACCCGCGGCGCCCTCGACGCGACCCTGGTCGACCACGTCGCCTACCTCACCACGTTCATCACGAAGTGGCCCGGCCCCCACAGCGCGTTCGCGCCCCACCAGGACCCGACCCTGGTGGACGAGCGGTCCCACCGCGGCGTCACCGTGTGGGTCCCCCTCACCGACACGGGCCGCCGGGGGGGCCGGGACAACGGCATGCTCCACGTCGTGCCCGGCAGCCACGCCTTCTCGTCTGCGGCCCGGGTGCAGGACGTGGACCAGTTCCAGTTCGCCGAGCACGAGGACGCGATCCTCCGCACCCACGGCGTCGGCGTCCCGACGGTGGCGGGAGAGGCCCTCGTCTTCGACAACCGCCTGGTGCACTACTCGCTGCCCAACGCCACCCCGGAGCCGAGGGTCGTGCTCTCCTTCGCGGTCCGACCGCGGGAGGCGGACTGCGTGATCCTCCGGGCCGACGGCGACGGCCGGGTGGCGATGCACCGGATCCACGACGACTTCTACATCGACGTGCTCCCCGCCGAGCAGCACCTGTGGGAGCCGCCGGGGCCCCCGGCGGACACCTTCGCCACCTCCACGCCGCGCATCGACGCAGCCGAGTTCGCCCGGCTCTGCGCAGCCGTGGGTCCCGCGCCCCGGACCGTCGAGGGGGTCCCGGCCAGCGGCATCGACCCCGGTGCCTTCTGCGCCCTGTGCGGCGGGGCCGAGGGCATCGAGGCGGGGGAGCGGGACGGCCGCAACAACGCACAGCTCGTGTGCCGCCCGTGCCGGCAGCGGCTCGCGCAGCAGCCGGCCTCCCGAGCGCGCCGGACTTGA
- a CDS encoding glycosyltransferase family 2 protein produces the protein MADTVAVVVPVHDNAGTLPALHEGLTGAMAVLGRPWVVLYVDDASTDASWRWVRDQAATDAHVAGIRLATNVGQTRAVATGIAVAVATTSPGVVATIDADLDYDPGQLPELLDALAGPRAVAAGVRTVRTGSSAAQVAASAAFNLTLRVATGYRLGDVGCGYIAMSAAVAADVGSAGARRLAIRPLLSDLAGTVAQVPVTYRTRSGGGTGWRARVAIATEVLAVGRGPAGALAAVAVAALVRAGPRRRRPGPVVLAALATATSAALTRRHRVLVATAAGPLAEVAEAVGAGQGDGGVGAPG, from the coding sequence GTGGCTGACACCGTCGCCGTCGTCGTCCCGGTCCACGACAACGCCGGCACCCTCCCCGCCCTGCACGAGGGCCTGACCGGCGCGATGGCCGTGCTCGGGCGACCGTGGGTGGTGCTCTACGTCGACGACGCCAGCACCGATGCGTCGTGGCGGTGGGTGCGGGACCAGGCCGCCACCGACGCGCACGTGGCCGGCATCCGCCTGGCGACCAACGTGGGCCAGACCCGCGCCGTCGCCACCGGGATCGCCGTCGCGGTGGCCACCACCTCGCCCGGGGTGGTCGCCACGATCGACGCCGACCTCGACTACGACCCCGGCCAGCTGCCCGAGCTCCTCGACGCCCTGGCCGGTCCCCGCGCCGTCGCGGCCGGGGTCCGGACCGTGCGGACCGGGTCGTCGGCGGCCCAGGTGGCGGCATCGGCCGCGTTCAACCTGACCCTGCGGGTCGCCACGGGGTACCGGCTCGGCGACGTCGGGTGCGGGTACATCGCGATGTCGGCCGCGGTGGCGGCCGACGTCGGGTCGGCCGGGGCCCGGCGCCTCGCCATCCGCCCCCTGCTGTCCGACCTCGCCGGGACGGTGGCGCAGGTCCCGGTCACCTACCGCACCCGGTCGGGCGGCGGGACGGGGTGGCGGGCAAGGGTCGCCATCGCCACCGAGGTCCTGGCCGTCGGGCGAGGACCGGCGGGAGCCCTGGCGGCCGTCGCCGTGGCCGCGCTGGTGCGGGCCGGGCCCCGTCGACGCCGTCCCGGGCCGGTCGTCCTGGCCGCCCTCGCGACCGCGACGTCCGCCGCCCTCACCCGGAGGCACCGCGTGCTGGTGGCCACCGCGGCGGGCCCGCTCGCCGAGGTCGCCGAGGCGGTCGGTGCCGGCCAGGGCGACGGCGGCGTCGGGGCGCCGGGGTAG
- a CDS encoding aspartyl/asparaginyl beta-hydroxylase domain-containing protein: MVRAEAKPSEVDPRPEPIWYFRSLALYKGKYPAYYDVSELPGTKVLEDNYEAIRDEILTFYRGHAERISPNNIPYTYEDPGWRTHTLYAFGLRHEDNCADLPFLDSVVSQIPDMVTATVSILEPHTRIHAHVGASSGVIRTHLGISVPGAYPEVGIRVRGHGRGWEEGKLFGIEMAHRHLAWNTTDQFRIALTVDTIKPEYADRKADICGRCLALLAMQTITTKVPLTKRLPRPVVGLVHTGASLAVRAVISGQRAYLRARRPAPAPSRRPDLAEAS, translated from the coding sequence ATGGTGCGCGCCGAAGCCAAGCCGAGCGAGGTCGACCCTCGACCCGAGCCCATCTGGTACTTCCGCAGCCTCGCCCTCTACAAGGGGAAGTACCCGGCGTACTACGACGTCTCCGAGCTCCCCGGCACCAAGGTCCTCGAGGACAACTACGAGGCCATCCGCGACGAGATCCTCACCTTCTACCGCGGCCACGCCGAGCGCATCTCGCCCAACAACATCCCCTACACCTACGAGGACCCGGGCTGGCGCACCCACACCCTCTACGCCTTCGGCCTGCGCCACGAGGACAACTGCGCCGACCTCCCGTTCCTCGACTCCGTCGTGTCCCAGATCCCGGACATGGTGACGGCGACGGTCTCGATCCTCGAGCCCCACACCCGGATCCACGCCCACGTGGGCGCATCGAGCGGCGTCATCCGCACGCACCTCGGGATCTCGGTCCCCGGCGCCTACCCCGAGGTCGGCATCCGGGTGCGCGGCCACGGGCGGGGCTGGGAGGAGGGGAAGCTGTTCGGCATCGAGATGGCCCACCGCCACCTGGCGTGGAACACCACCGACCAGTTCCGCATCGCCCTCACCGTGGACACGATCAAGCCCGAGTACGCCGACCGCAAGGCCGACATCTGCGGACGGTGCCTGGCCCTGCTGGCCATGCAGACCATCACCACCAAGGTGCCCCTCACCAAGCGGCTCCCCCGCCCCGTCGTGGGGCTCGTGCACACCGGTGCCAGCCTGGCCGTGCGGGCGGTGATCTCGGGCCAGCGCGCCTACCTGCGGGCCCGTCGCCCGGCGCCGGCCCCCTCCCGTCGGCCGGACCTGGCCGAGGCCTCCTGA
- a CDS encoding aspartyl/asparaginyl beta-hydroxylase domain-containing protein, translated as MEALTPARGPAGRGRRAVDLVGGVLLLAALDANDALVRRARPTGSAWWDASAHGWVAPLEAQVGTIRGEVERFLAQRAAPATTLVNGLDGGRGPSSVPPSDGTWRVVVLSSFGRPVPGNAERFPATMAAVARTPAIANVGFSILDPGSRIEEHRDPNRGALRYQLPVIVPGPPGACRISVGGEERAWEEGRSVLFDLAEPHWARNDTDQPRVVLVMEVLMPLRGPVALVNRAVQRAYRRLPTYRALPERADRLAREAPARHEGER; from the coding sequence GTGGAGGCCCTCACCCCGGCCCGGGGCCCGGCGGGGCGCGGTCGGCGGGCCGTGGACCTCGTCGGGGGCGTGCTGCTCCTCGCTGCGCTCGATGCGAACGACGCGCTCGTCCGGCGGGCCCGGCCCACCGGCTCCGCCTGGTGGGACGCCTCCGCCCACGGGTGGGTGGCACCGCTCGAGGCCCAGGTCGGGACCATCCGGGGCGAGGTGGAGCGGTTCCTCGCCCAGCGCGCCGCGCCCGCGACCACGCTGGTGAACGGGCTCGACGGAGGTCGCGGCCCGTCGAGCGTGCCCCCGAGCGACGGCACGTGGCGCGTGGTGGTGCTGAGCTCCTTCGGGCGCCCCGTCCCCGGCAACGCCGAGCGGTTCCCGGCGACCATGGCGGCGGTCGCCCGCACCCCTGCGATCGCCAACGTCGGCTTCAGCATCCTCGACCCCGGCTCCCGCATCGAGGAGCACCGCGACCCCAACCGCGGAGCGCTCCGCTACCAGCTCCCGGTGATCGTCCCCGGCCCGCCCGGCGCCTGCCGCATCAGCGTCGGGGGTGAGGAGCGCGCCTGGGAGGAGGGTCGGAGCGTCCTGTTCGACCTGGCGGAGCCGCACTGGGCCCGCAACGACACCGACCAGCCGCGCGTGGTCCTCGTCATGGAGGTCCTGATGCCCCTCCGGGGGCCGGTCGCGCTGGTCAACCGGGCCGTCCAGCGTGCCTATCGCCGCCTCCCGACCTACCGCGCCCTCCCCGAGCGCGCCGACCGGCTGGCCCGGGAGGCACCGGCCCGGCACGAGGGGGAGAGGTGA
- a CDS encoding ABC transporter permease, which produces MSASSSRSLGARLRSTTGLLRVLVPRETRIRYRTSLLDVAWAFLTPLALLAVYGVVLTSFGVEVQSGDYLTSAWIGLVLWTYFSTVLGSAVTSLVGSADLVTKVYFPREALPLATSGAALLDLGIGVASVLVLFPLRGGTFGWSALLLPLPLLVIVVWSAALAVLTSVSAVFLRDLVHGVHLALRVGFFATPVVYDATVLPDALRWTEQVNPVAVSIEGVRAVLLGGSRPDMLATGVQLAAGLALLGGAVLLTRRLEADVADAL; this is translated from the coding sequence TTGAGCGCCTCCTCCTCGCGCTCGCTGGGCGCGCGGCTCCGGTCCACGACCGGCCTGCTGCGGGTGCTCGTGCCCCGCGAGACGCGCATCCGCTACCGCACCAGCCTCCTCGACGTGGCGTGGGCGTTCCTGACCCCGCTGGCGCTGCTCGCGGTCTACGGGGTCGTGCTCACCAGCTTCGGCGTCGAGGTGCAGTCCGGCGACTACCTCACCTCGGCCTGGATCGGCCTCGTGCTCTGGACCTACTTCTCGACGGTGCTCGGGTCCGCCGTCACCAGCCTGGTGGGGTCGGCCGACCTGGTCACCAAGGTCTACTTCCCCCGCGAGGCCCTCCCCCTCGCCACCAGCGGGGCCGCCCTGCTCGACCTGGGGATCGGCGTGGCCTCGGTGCTGGTCCTCTTCCCCCTCCGCGGCGGGACCTTCGGCTGGTCGGCGCTGCTCCTCCCGCTGCCCCTCCTCGTCATCGTGGTGTGGTCGGCCGCCCTCGCCGTCCTCACCTCGGTGTCCGCCGTCTTCCTCCGGGACCTCGTCCACGGCGTGCACCTCGCGCTGCGCGTGGGGTTCTTCGCCACGCCCGTCGTCTACGACGCCACCGTGCTCCCCGACGCCCTGCGGTGGACCGAGCAGGTCAACCCCGTCGCCGTGTCCATCGAGGGTGTGCGCGCCGTGCTGCTGGGGGGCAGCCGTCCGGACATGCTGGCCACCGGTGTCCAGCTGGCCGCCGGGCTCGCCCTCCTCGGCGGGGCCGTCCTGCTGACCCGCCGCCTGGAGGCGGACGTCGCCGATGCCCTCTGA
- a CDS encoding SPASM domain-containing protein: MRLAPLRLRPSGPPPAPMDRGRAIGHQAFYSACYAPFTSLHLEPSGNVKACCMNQWHSLGNVADSSLQEIWHGEPLRRLRAAVAERDLTLGCEQCASHASRGTPESAQMRVFDPYPAHDPDPAWPTNLELALSNTCNLQCVMCNGELSSSIRSQRERRAPLPQVYGERFFEELDEFLPHLDSVTFLGGEPFLARGPLRVMERLVDRGLSPACSVITNGTQLDDRVRRLVTTLPMHVSVSVDGVTRETLEGIRVGVDRDRLRAHVRELRSLVAGSGGGMALSFSLMRQNWHELGAVLAWADELDCDVYVVKVFDPGRFSLHHCDEVELAQVREALAREDRARGRQLGRNMETWREQLDWVDGLARRSEGVPVALGATPVAASPPAPVAGDGATVRTDGDMIITEVDQERGGLVGMDLTALRGQTMLDLQRALVARLGDLRSSEVAYRADGAQELVVQLEGEGAVTVLEVVMDVDVHGGHRWQLRVRPTS, from the coding sequence GTGCGCCTCGCCCCGCTCCGCCTGCGCCCGTCCGGGCCCCCGCCGGCGCCGATGGACCGGGGTCGCGCCATCGGTCACCAGGCCTTCTACTCGGCCTGCTACGCCCCCTTCACCTCCCTGCACCTCGAGCCGAGCGGCAACGTCAAGGCGTGCTGCATGAACCAGTGGCACTCGCTCGGCAACGTCGCCGACTCGTCGCTGCAGGAGATCTGGCACGGGGAGCCCCTCCGCCGCCTCCGTGCCGCCGTCGCCGAGCGCGACCTCACCCTCGGGTGCGAGCAGTGCGCCAGCCACGCGTCGCGAGGCACGCCCGAGAGCGCGCAGATGCGGGTGTTCGACCCCTACCCGGCGCACGACCCTGACCCGGCGTGGCCGACCAACCTCGAGCTCGCCCTGTCGAACACCTGCAACCTGCAGTGCGTGATGTGCAACGGCGAGCTCTCCTCGTCGATCCGGAGCCAGCGGGAGCGTCGGGCACCCCTGCCGCAGGTGTACGGGGAGCGGTTCTTCGAGGAGCTCGACGAGTTCCTGCCCCACCTCGACTCCGTCACCTTCCTCGGGGGCGAGCCGTTCCTGGCCCGCGGGCCGCTGCGGGTGATGGAGCGCCTCGTCGACCGGGGCCTCTCCCCGGCGTGCTCGGTGATCACGAACGGCACGCAGCTCGACGACCGGGTGCGTCGCCTGGTGACGACCCTCCCCATGCACGTCTCGGTGTCGGTCGACGGCGTCACGCGCGAGACCCTCGAGGGCATCCGGGTCGGGGTCGACCGGGACCGCCTCCGGGCCCACGTCCGGGAGCTGCGGTCGCTGGTCGCCGGGTCCGGGGGCGGGATGGCCCTGTCGTTCTCGCTCATGCGCCAGAACTGGCACGAGCTCGGGGCCGTGCTGGCCTGGGCCGACGAGCTCGACTGCGACGTGTACGTCGTGAAGGTGTTCGACCCCGGGCGCTTCAGCCTGCACCACTGCGACGAGGTCGAGCTGGCCCAGGTGCGGGAGGCGCTGGCCCGCGAGGACCGCGCCCGTGGGCGCCAGCTGGGTCGCAACATGGAGACCTGGCGGGAGCAGCTGGACTGGGTCGACGGCCTGGCCCGGCGCTCCGAGGGCGTCCCGGTCGCGCTGGGCGCGACGCCGGTCGCCGCATCGCCCCCCGCGCCCGTCGCGGGCGACGGTGCGACGGTGCGCACCGACGGGGACATGATCATCACGGAGGTGGACCAGGAGCGGGGCGGGCTGGTGGGGATGGACCTCACCGCGCTGCGGGGCCAGACGATGCTCGACCTCCAGCGGGCGCTCGTCGCGCGGTTGGGCGACCTGCGATCCTCGGAGGTGGCGTACCGCGCCGACGGCGCCCAGGAGCTCGTGGTGCAGCTCGAGGGGGAGGGGGCGGTCACCGTCCTCGAGGTGGTGATGGACGTCGACGTGCACGGGGGGCACCGGTGGCAGCTCAGGGTCCGGCCGACGTCCTGA
- a CDS encoding ABC transporter ATP-binding protein — MPSELALPGAVTDGSRAGPDPGALRFQRVGKVFGPGRGWSPRRRSHAAAPPPHAVLADVDLSVGPGESVGIIGPNGAGKSTLLRLLAGVTTPTTGSVEHGGRLAAMIDLGLGFHPDLTGWENIRCSAAFMTGGEGVGPEVEREVARFSGIEGALDHPLRAYSSGMQARLGFAVAVHVGADVLVVDEVLAVGDREFQERCVTRINDLVASGTTLLFVSHDMALVGRVCQRAVQLRQGHLIDDGPVREVVERYLVRVPSQHRRAERATSRLTSFRATHPVIQPWNPIELEVTVDVGPVSGPLELGVDLEIPTSTPGLVVSSARSTLDLGAGRGRFLLRGTSLPYPGDSGVLRLIGSLVDPGRQRLLDLDEAEVQVGSTGRLGNPHLATECTWSMTDPVPVGTEPTGSRPGGSPGAAVARLRQVSKRYRQARQGRLRRPARAEDTLAVDRLDLDLRAGEVLGIMGPNGVGKSTVLRLLAGITEPDVGEVDVEGRVVAALELGVGFHPHLSGRQNLQASGGLLGLTGAELAARLDQILEFAGIGAAVDDEVRTYSAGMRARLGFALAIHASPDVLLLDELLAVGDDDFRRRALDAVRALCDEGAAVALVSHDLEMLAQVCTDVMVMAGGRCADVGPAELVLERADRPWWGSTGDLADRGVRIDAFDLSPRHVPAMGRVELHGAITVTSPSPTVRLEVAYRVRPVDPHTVVTADMVDGCTMFLQVVQPSGALAEPGTRHFTASIDRNFLVGAFDVVLSAIDGRDGAVVAETWRPVTVGAAREEGFPGAPFAFTWEVEPLAAPSGPGQGGHE; from the coding sequence ATGCCCTCTGAGCTCGCCCTCCCCGGGGCCGTGACGGACGGCTCGAGGGCCGGGCCCGACCCCGGGGCGCTGCGCTTCCAGCGGGTCGGCAAGGTGTTCGGTCCGGGACGCGGGTGGTCGCCGCGCCGGCGGTCGCACGCCGCCGCCCCGCCGCCGCACGCCGTGCTCGCCGACGTGGACCTCTCGGTCGGCCCGGGCGAGTCGGTCGGGATCATCGGGCCCAACGGCGCCGGGAAGTCCACGCTCCTCCGCCTGCTCGCAGGGGTGACCACGCCCACCACGGGCTCGGTCGAGCACGGCGGCCGCCTGGCCGCCATGATCGACCTCGGCCTCGGGTTCCACCCCGACCTGACGGGGTGGGAGAACATCCGCTGCTCGGCCGCGTTCATGACCGGGGGGGAGGGGGTGGGCCCCGAGGTGGAGCGCGAGGTCGCCCGCTTCTCGGGCATCGAGGGCGCCCTCGACCACCCCTTGCGGGCCTACTCGTCGGGCATGCAGGCCCGGCTCGGGTTCGCCGTCGCCGTGCACGTGGGGGCCGACGTCCTCGTGGTCGACGAGGTGCTGGCGGTGGGCGACCGGGAGTTCCAGGAGCGCTGCGTCACCCGGATCAACGACCTGGTGGCCTCGGGCACCACGTTGCTGTTCGTCTCCCACGACATGGCGCTGGTGGGGCGCGTCTGCCAGCGCGCCGTCCAGCTGCGCCAGGGCCACCTGATCGACGACGGGCCCGTGCGCGAGGTCGTGGAGCGCTACCTCGTCCGCGTGCCCAGCCAGCACCGCAGGGCGGAGCGGGCCACGTCTCGCCTCACGTCGTTCCGGGCGACGCACCCGGTGATCCAGCCGTGGAACCCCATCGAGCTCGAGGTGACCGTCGACGTGGGTCCGGTCTCCGGTCCGCTCGAGCTGGGGGTGGACCTCGAGATCCCCACCTCGACGCCCGGCCTCGTCGTCTCCAGCGCCCGGTCGACCCTCGACCTGGGTGCGGGGCGGGGCCGGTTCCTGCTGCGAGGGACCAGCCTCCCGTACCCAGGGGACTCGGGCGTCCTCCGGCTGATCGGGAGCCTGGTCGACCCCGGCCGCCAGCGCCTGCTCGACCTCGACGAGGCCGAGGTGCAGGTCGGGTCCACGGGGCGCCTCGGCAACCCCCACCTGGCCACCGAGTGCACCTGGTCGATGACCGACCCGGTCCCGGTGGGCACCGAGCCCACCGGCTCCCGCCCCGGCGGCTCCCCCGGCGCAGCGGTGGCCCGTCTGCGGCAGGTCTCGAAGCGCTACCGGCAGGCGCGGCAGGGACGGCTCCGTCGTCCGGCCCGAGCCGAGGACACCCTCGCCGTCGACCGCCTCGACCTCGACCTGCGGGCCGGCGAGGTGCTCGGCATCATGGGACCGAACGGGGTGGGGAAGTCGACAGTGCTCCGCCTGCTGGCCGGGATCACCGAGCCGGACGTCGGCGAGGTGGACGTCGAGGGCCGGGTGGTCGCGGCGCTCGAGCTCGGCGTCGGGTTCCACCCCCACCTGAGCGGTCGACAGAACCTCCAGGCGAGCGGCGGCCTGCTGGGACTGACCGGTGCGGAGCTGGCGGCGCGCCTCGACCAGATCCTCGAGTTCGCAGGCATCGGGGCCGCCGTCGACGACGAGGTGCGCACCTACTCGGCCGGCATGCGGGCCCGGCTCGGGTTCGCCCTCGCCATCCACGCCTCGCCGGACGTCCTCCTGCTCGACGAGCTGCTCGCCGTGGGTGACGACGACTTCCGCCGGCGGGCGCTCGACGCGGTGCGGGCGCTGTGCGACGAGGGGGCGGCGGTGGCCCTGGTGTCCCACGACCTCGAGATGCTCGCCCAGGTCTGCACGGACGTGATGGTCATGGCCGGCGGTCGCTGCGCCGACGTCGGCCCGGCGGAGCTGGTGCTGGAGCGGGCCGACCGCCCGTGGTGGGGCTCGACCGGCGACCTCGCCGACCGCGGGGTGAGGATCGACGCCTTCGACCTGTCGCCGCGCCACGTGCCGGCCATGGGACGGGTGGAGCTGCACGGGGCGATCACCGTCACCTCGCCGTCGCCCACGGTCCGCCTGGAGGTCGCCTACCGGGTCCGCCCCGTGGACCCCCACACCGTGGTGACGGCGGACATGGTGGACGGGTGCACCATGTTCCTCCAGGTCGTCCAGCCCTCCGGTGCCCTCGCCGAGCCGGGCACGCGGCACTTCACCGCCTCGATCGACCGCAACTTCCTGGTCGGGGCCTTCGACGTGGTGCTCAGCGCCATCGACGGCCGGGACGGCGCGGTGGTGGCGGAGACGTGGCGGCCGGTGACGGTGGGGGCAGCCCGCGAGGAGGGGTTCCCCGGTGCCCCCTTCGCCTTCACCTGGGAGGTGGAGCCCCTGGCCGCCCCGTCAGGACCGGGCCAGGGAGGCCACGAGTGA